GGGTACCTCCCCCGACAATGTGCTGGTGTCCGGAATGTGCTCGGGGTCATGGTATTCCAGCTTCGCTGCCCGAGAGATGGGAGTGCGGTCGGCAGTACTTCTCAACACGCTGGACTGGACCACTCGTCGACTCGAGTTCGTCAAACGCTCCTCGATGCACACCGAGGAGACAGGACTGCGGGCGCGCGTACTCGATCGACTGCACCACTGGGGTGTCGCGACCAAGAATGCATTGCAACCGCGGATTCCCTATGCCCTCTGGATCTGGCTCGGACGGCGCGGACTGATTCAGGTTCCCGAGATCTCGTTGCGCCTTCTCAGCGATCGGGGCGTGCGGACGCAGGTACTGCTCTCTCCCTCCGACGCCACCTGGTTCGAGACCAACCGGGGGCCGGAAGGTATGCGCCGGTTGCAGCGTCGAGCATCCGTCCCCACTGTCACGTCGTTCGAGTCCGGTGATCATTCGCTCTACGGCCGCGATCTACGGGAGAACGTGAGAGCCGAGCTGATCGCGGCCACGTCCGCTGCGTTCGACATCGAGATCTCCGCGCCGTCGCCGCCTGTAGCAGTGGGGCGGGTCCGGCTGTGAAGCACCGCGCTCCCAGGATCGCGCCACCCAAACACGAGCAGCTCGAACAGCTTCGGTGGTATCCGGTCGAACCTGCGCGGTTCGACATGGGTTTGATGAACAGTCCGACGATGCCGGTTTCGACCGTGCCACGTCACACTTCGGTCCGCGTGTTGGATACCAACCCCGATCACCTCGCCGCAGCCGACGTGAAGTCGGTACCCGAATCGGGACCGGGTTCGAAGGCGTCCGACCGTAACCTCGCGCTCAATTCGCTGGCACTGATGCTCTCGACGGCCATCACCGGGGCGCTCGGATTGCTGTTCTGGGCTGCGGCCGGCCGCCTCTATCCCGTGGCAGAGGTCGGCAGCGCGTCTGCCGTCATCACGTCCGCGGTGATGCTCTCGACGCTCTCCAACCTGAGCCTCGGTTCGATGTACGAGCGATTCCTTCCGGTCTCGGGCCGGTTGGCGAAATCGTTCATCGTGCGCGGCTATCTCACCGTCACGGCGTTCGCATTCGTGCTCGGCGGCGGCTTCCTCCTGGTCGCTCCCAGGGACGAGATGTTCACCAACACCGCCGAAATCGTGACGTTCCCGTTCTTCGTCGCGGTGCTCGCGGTGTTCGCACTTCAAGATCAGACCTCGTCCGGTCTCGGTGTTGCACGCTGGGCTGCCGGCAAGAACGTCTTCCACGCCGTCCTGAAGTTCATCCTGCTGTTGGCGCTCTTCACCACCGAGCGCAGTACCTCGATCATCTCTGCGTGGGCGGTCCCCGCGATCGTGGCATCGATCTTCGTCCTGCGCGCCATCATGAAGAACGTGCGCACCGAACAGCGGTACGCCGGCAAGCCGGATCTGCCGCCCAGACGCGAAATGTGGGCGTACTTCGGCTCGGCCTACGGCATCACCGCTCTCGGTTCGCTCGCTCCACTGCTCGTGCCGATGATCGTCGTCGCCACCCTCGGAGCCGAGCAGAACGCATACTTCTCCCTCACCTGGTCGATCGTGAGCGCCCTCTACATTCTGATCAGTGTTCTGATCGGCCCGTATGTCGCCGAGGTCGCCGCACATCCCGAACAGTTCCACCGCCTGACCAAACGGTTCATGACTCTCGTGTGCATCGTTGCTGTCGGAGGGTCGATCTTCCTGGCCTTCATCGCACCGTTCGGCCTCGGCTTGATCGGCCAGGGTTACCGCGACCAGGGCACCATCATCGTGCAGCTCGCCGCGCTCACCATTCCGTTGTCGGTGGTCGGTTCCCTCTACGACGGTTTGGCTCGTGTCCGCCGACGCATGCGATTGGCCGTGATCGTGCAGGTCGTGGCCACCTCGCTCATCATCGGTGGATCGATCGGACTGTCGTCGTCGATGGGCATCGCGGCCGTGGGCTGGGCCTACCTCGCTGCCGAGGCATTCGGCGCGCTCGTGCTGATCGTGCCGCTGATTCGGTGGATCCGTGAGCTGTCGGCAGGCAGCAACGGCCAGTCCGGCAACGATGCAGGATCATCCGACCATCCCGGTCCACGCGGGCCGATCGACGATCGTGACGGCGGCTCCCCTCGCGAGAGTCGACGAGAACCCCGACACGGTGGACCCCGTCACGGTGAAACGGGACGTCGCGAACCTCGTCGCAGCGAGCCACAGGACGCGCCGCCGCAGCACGACGAACCGTCGCCGCGTCGCATTCCGGTGCACGCTCAACACAGGACGGCACCATGACCCAGATCTATCGAGCAAGTTCGTTGGACATGCTTCGGTCCGATTCACGAATCGTGACCGTGCTGGGGCCTGCGGATTTCGGCGATCTCGCACGTGTGCAGAGCCGCGTGCTCGCGTTGGCGTCCATCGGTCCGGCAACTCGACTGGGTCTGCGCGCCCAACAGTCAACGGCGGCATGGGATTTCGAGCCGGATCGGGTTGTCGAGCACATCACCGAGGGCCCTCACGTCGACCACGAGCAGTTGGCCGAGGAGTTGACCGAGTTCTCGCACGCGTCCGCTGCCGAGGTTCCCGTTCGGATCCGTCTGGCCGGTCGGTACCTGTTCCTGGATCTCAATCACGGCCTCGGCGACGCCCTGTTGCCGGTCGACCTGTTCGCCTACTTGGCCGACGCCACCCCGAACGCTTCGCTTCCGGCCTGGGCCGGCAGTAAAGTGGAGGGGCATCCTTTACGAAAGTCACTGCTGCACTGGGCTGTTCGCAATCCGCGGAAGGTTCTCGACACGATCTACGGCCGCGTTCGTCCCGGCATGAAGCAGGAATCCGCAGAATCGACCGAGGTATCCGGCACCGCATCGCCGGCATTTGTGCCCTGGACACCGTCCGCCGCGGTCGCCGTTGCCGTGACGCCGGCGGGCACCACCACCGCGATTCGTCGGTGGCGAGAATCCCATCTGCCCGGTGCGAGTGTCAGTGCCGTGATGTGCGCGGCCGTGTCCACGGCATTCGTGCGTACGTCGTTTTCGGTCGCTCGATCCGCCGGGTTTCTCTTCGACTGCCGCCGCTACCTCCCGCCGTCGACCACGGTGCTCGGCAATTTCGCCGCCGGGATCGGTTTCACCGACATCGATCCCGCCTCGCCCGGTGAGGTGAACGACGCGTTGTCCGGTGCCATCGACAAGGGCCGTCCGATCGCGTCCGCGACGATCAGCACGATCAAGTACAAGCGCGAGCATCGAGCTGTTTCCGGTGTGTTCGACGACCGCGTTCCGGTGCGGCCGAACGTCGAACTCATGTTCTCGGATGTCGGTAGAGTCAGGCAGCTGGAGCCGGTTTCCTGGATCGCCGAACCTGCCGACCGAGCGTTCTTCGTGATCGCGGCTCCCGGTAGACCGGAGTCGGTGATGATCACGATGGAGACCATCGATTCGGTCGTGTTCGTCTCGGCATCGTTCCACGACAATGTTTTCGACAGTCACACCGTGCAGGCAGCACTCGATCTCGTGGCAGCCGACCCCCTCGCCTTGCTCGCCCCTCAGGAGAAGACCGCATGACCACCGAAGCGAAATCCGAAGTGAACGCCGCGACGGCGCGGGCCGAGCCGACCGCAGCAGCGAAACGATCGCGCTTCGTTGCCCATGTCGCTCGGTGGGCGGGTCTGTCGGTGGTGCAGTTCGTCCTCGTCGAGTACATCGTCTCGGCTACGTGGCGTGGGCTCTACAGCTACCGGAACAATTACATCAGCGAACTCGGAATCCCCTTCTGCGGTCCTGTCGGCGATTGGCCGTGCAGCCAGCTCTACGTCCTGCTGAACGCCTCGATGGTGCTGTTCGGTGTGGCGATCGCGGCCGTGGGCGGATCGTGGTACATCGTTCGCCGGATCGATGGCAGGGCAGCCTCGTTCTTCGTCGTTGCCGGTGCGGGTGCGATCACGGCCGGCGTCGTCAACCAGGGCGTGAACTACCCGATTCACTCGTTCGGTGCCACCGTGTTCTTCATCTTCGGGAACTTCGGCCTCGTCGTCGCCGGTGGGCACCGAAGCCTGCGACGAACGATCCGCATCGTGGTCACTGCGCTGGGTGCCGTCGGTCTGGCCGGGTACTTCGCCTACATGGGTGGTCACGAATTCGGACTCGGAATCGGCTCCATGGAACGCGTCGCCACCTACTCCCTTCTGGTGGGCGTCCTGGTCCTCTCGGTCTCGCAGTTCAACGCGACGCGAGTGCCGAAAACCCTCGACGAGTCCGCGTGAGCCGTCACTCCGCATCGGGCGGGGAGTCCGGCACAGGGACCGTCGAGGTCTCGCGGCTCCCCGGCTCCGGCTTGCTCGTCGAGCGTCCGCGCCGCCGTTGGCCGTCGGTGCTGGCATTTCTCGTCGTGCTGGGACTGGTCGTCACCGGCACCGTGTACGGAATTGCGCATCGCTCGGACGGATCCGAGGCCGATGGTCGATCCACGGCCGAGGGCGGCGTCGACGCCACCTCCACGACGTCGGCGTCGAACACCGCCGCAGCCAAGCCCGGATACACCGTCTACGACGACTTCTCGGGAACGGCGGGCGACGCGTTGGCGGACGACCGATGGAGCCACGACGTCGGTCGGACCGGTTGGGGAAACAACGAGAAGCAGGACTACACCGACTCGACCGAGAATTCCTCCCTCGACGGCCAGGGCCACATGGTCATCAACGCCATGCGCAACGGTGACGGCTACACCTCGGCCCGAGTGACCACCAAGGACAAGTTCGAGTTCACCTACGGCCGCGTCGAGGCTCGGATCGAGATGCCTGCCGGAGCCGGACTGCACCCGGCGTTCTGGATGCTCGGTACCGATCTGGACTCCGTCGGCTGGCCCCTCTCCGGCGAAATCGACATCATGGAGACCCTGAACCAGGCAGACCAGTACCACACCGGAATCCATGCGCCCCAGCCAAATTCGCTCACCAGCCAGAAAGTGGACGCAGGCGGCATTCCACCGGAGCCGCTGTCGGAGGGCTTCCACACCTACTGGGTCGAACGCTCACCCGGCCGCGTGACCACCGGCATCGACGACACCACCTTGGCCACCGTCACCCCGGCCGACCTCGTCGGCGGAAACGACTACTGGGTGTTCGACAAGCCGTTCTTTCTGCTGTTCAACGTCGCCGTTGCCGGCGACTGGCCCGGGCCAACCGACAATTCGACGCCGTACCCGGCGACCATGGCCGTCGACTGGGTGCGGTATCGCACCGATTGAGACCGCAGTACCTGCCCTATGTGTGTCACCCGAAAGGATCCCCTCCCGTGTTACCTCCCGCGCTCCCCAGACTCCAGTCTCCCGAATGGGACGGTGCCGTGTGGATCGGTGACATCGACCTGGAGCAGGATCTTCCGGAGTCTCTCGCCCTCGACGATTCCGACGGCTACCGGCGTGCCCGGCTGTTGATCCGACGCGGACTGGACCCGCTCGGCTTCGTCGAACTCGATGTCGTCGACGGCGCGGTCGCGGCAGAAGACGCGCGACGAGCGGCCATGTCTCTCGCGCAGGTTCCTATGCCCGAGGCTCTGCCGGAACCCGGCCGGTCACTGCCCCCGATCACGGTGGTGATCTGCACCCGGGATCGGGTCGATCACCTGAAGGGCGCGCTCGCATCGGTGTCCGCTCTGGAATACCCGGATTTCGAGGTGGTCGTCGTCGACAACGCCTCTCCGACCGATGCGACGCAGCAGTACGTCCACGGTCTGAGCGACAAGCGCATTCGCGTTGTGTCCGAACCGACGGCAGGGCTGTCGAGGGCGAGGAACACGGGTCTGCGTGCGGCGCGAAACACCATCGTCGCGTTCACCGACGACGATGTCGCGGTGGATGCGAAGTGGTTGCAGAGCATCGCGCGCGGTTTCGCACGAGCCGACCGGGTGACGTGCGTGTCCGGGATCGTGCCGAGCGGGGAGATCAGAACCCAGGCGCAAGCGTACTTCGACCGCCGTGTCGGGTGGGCGAGTTCGGTCACGCCTCGGGTCTACGACCTGAAGAACCCCCCGGACGACGTACCGCTGTTTCCGTTCCAGGTCGGCATGTACGGAACCGGGGCCAATTTCGCCGTGGACCGCGGTCGGATGTTCGATCTGGGAGGATTCGACGAGGCGTTGGGAGTCGGCTCCCCGACCAACGGCGGTGAGGACCTCGACATGTTCTTTCGGGTATTGATGGCGGGCGACAAGCTGGTGTACGAGCCGGCGGCCATCGTGTGGCACCGGCACCGCGCCGACTCGGATGCCTTGGCGGTGCAGGCCCGCGGTTACGGCCTCGGCCTCGGTGCCTGGCTGTACACCGTCGCCACGAACCGCAGATCTGCGATGCTCGCGGCCACGGTGGCGTTCCGCCGGCTCGGCAGCGCAATTCGGTTGTCGGCCAAGATGAGCAAGGTCGCGTCGCCCCCTGACGATCTTGCTGCCGACCTACCGGACGGCATCGGCCGAATGGAATTGCTGTCCATCGCCAAGGGCCCCGCGGCCATTCGGCGCAGCAGGCGCGAAGGTCGCGAGCGCACTCCGTTGGCGGGGGTGAGCCGTGAGCCGGTCCTCGACTGATTCCAGCCACCGGTCCCTCGGGGACCTGCGGCACAAGCTGTTCGTCCCCTCCGACTGGACCCTCGAATGGCCGGTCGGCACAACCGATACCGCGGCAGGCACGACGCGACGCGCGGGCAGTCGACTGCGCTACGCCGACATCGCCGTTCTGGCAGCGGGGTCCGGTCTGGCCTCGATGATCGCGCTGCCCACGCTCGTTCGCGTCGTGCTGCTCACGGTCCTGTTGTTCTTCGGGCCGGGTGCGGCAATTCTGTCGTGGGTTCGCATCCCCCGTACCGCGGTTCCGGCTGCGCTGCCGATTCTGAGCATCTCGGTGGTGACACTGATGGTGTCGGCGGCGATGTGGGGATACCGCTGGTCGCCCCGGATGTGGACGTTGTGGCTGTGTCTGGCCCTGATCGGCTCGTCGGTGCTGTGGTACCGCAAGCACGGTCGTCCCGACCTGCCCGAGTGGATCGCGCGCACACGTGCGGTCGTCTCACCGTCGTCACGCGCCGCGGCCTTCGCGTCGACCAAGTTCGTACTGACCGACCGAGATACACTGCGCCGCAACGTTGCCGGCCTGATTCTCGCATTGGCCTTCTTTCTGTGGCTGCCGATGCTGCCCGGTCTCGAACGAGCGACGTACTCGCAGTTCGGGTTGCTGACCGCCGGCACCGGCCCTGGCCTCGTGCTGTGCATGGTCCTGATCATCGCTGCGTTCCTGATCGCACTGCGGCGGAATCAGCTGCGCACCATGATGGTCGCGGTCGGCCTCGCCATCGTGGTGCAACGATTCACCGTCACACTGATCACGTCCGCACCGATCTACGACTGGACGTACAAGCACGTCGCCGTCACCGAATTCGTCCTCGACCTGAACCGGCTGGCCCCGAGCGGGGTGGACATCTACAGCGAGTGGCCGAGCTTCTTCCTCGTCTCGGCGTGGTTCCAGCACGTCACCGGCTACGACACACTGTCGCTGGCGCACGTGTTCGCGCCGATGATCCACGTGGTGCTCGCCGCGTGCATCTACGGTTTGGCCCGAGTCATGAAGTTCACCAAGCGGGCCGCCGTCACCGCCGCGATGCTCGCCGAGGTCGTCAACTGGGTGGGCCAGGACTACTACTCCCCGCAGGCCTGGGCGCTGCTGCTCGCCGTCGGCTTCCTGGCGCTGCTGAT
The nucleotide sequence above comes from Rhodococcoides fascians A25f. Encoded proteins:
- a CDS encoding lipopolysaccharide biosynthesis protein translates to MPVSTVPRHTSVRVLDTNPDHLAAADVKSVPESGPGSKASDRNLALNSLALMLSTAITGALGLLFWAAAGRLYPVAEVGSASAVITSAVMLSTLSNLSLGSMYERFLPVSGRLAKSFIVRGYLTVTAFAFVLGGGFLLVAPRDEMFTNTAEIVTFPFFVAVLAVFALQDQTSSGLGVARWAAGKNVFHAVLKFILLLALFTTERSTSIISAWAVPAIVASIFVLRAIMKNVRTEQRYAGKPDLPPRREMWAYFGSAYGITALGSLAPLLVPMIVVATLGAEQNAYFSLTWSIVSALYILISVLIGPYVAEVAAHPEQFHRLTKRFMTLVCIVAVGGSIFLAFIAPFGLGLIGQGYRDQGTIIVQLAALTIPLSVVGSLYDGLARVRRRMRLAVIVQVVATSLIIGGSIGLSSSMGIAAVGWAYLAAEAFGALVLIVPLIRWIRELSAGSNGQSGNDAGSSDHPGPRGPIDDRDGGSPRESRREPRHGGPRHGETGRREPRRSEPQDAPPQHDEPSPRRIPVHAQHRTAP
- a CDS encoding DUF998 domain-containing protein, with the protein product MTTEAKSEVNAATARAEPTAAAKRSRFVAHVARWAGLSVVQFVLVEYIVSATWRGLYSYRNNYISELGIPFCGPVGDWPCSQLYVLLNASMVLFGVAIAAVGGSWYIVRRIDGRAASFFVVAGAGAITAGVVNQGVNYPIHSFGATVFFIFGNFGLVVAGGHRSLRRTIRIVVTALGAVGLAGYFAYMGGHEFGLGIGSMERVATYSLLVGVLVLSVSQFNATRVPKTLDESA
- a CDS encoding glycoside hydrolase family 16 protein, with protein sequence MSRHSASGGESGTGTVEVSRLPGSGLLVERPRRRWPSVLAFLVVLGLVVTGTVYGIAHRSDGSEADGRSTAEGGVDATSTTSASNTAAAKPGYTVYDDFSGTAGDALADDRWSHDVGRTGWGNNEKQDYTDSTENSSLDGQGHMVINAMRNGDGYTSARVTTKDKFEFTYGRVEARIEMPAGAGLHPAFWMLGTDLDSVGWPLSGEIDIMETLNQADQYHTGIHAPQPNSLTSQKVDAGGIPPEPLSEGFHTYWVERSPGRVTTGIDDTTLATVTPADLVGGNDYWVFDKPFFLLFNVAVAGDWPGPTDNSTPYPATMAVDWVRYRTD
- a CDS encoding glycosyltransferase family 2 protein is translated as MLPPALPRLQSPEWDGAVWIGDIDLEQDLPESLALDDSDGYRRARLLIRRGLDPLGFVELDVVDGAVAAEDARRAAMSLAQVPMPEALPEPGRSLPPITVVICTRDRVDHLKGALASVSALEYPDFEVVVVDNASPTDATQQYVHGLSDKRIRVVSEPTAGLSRARNTGLRAARNTIVAFTDDDVAVDAKWLQSIARGFARADRVTCVSGIVPSGEIRTQAQAYFDRRVGWASSVTPRVYDLKNPPDDVPLFPFQVGMYGTGANFAVDRGRMFDLGGFDEALGVGSPTNGGEDLDMFFRVLMAGDKLVYEPAAIVWHRHRADSDALAVQARGYGLGLGAWLYTVATNRRSAMLAATVAFRRLGSAIRLSAKMSKVASPPDDLAADLPDGIGRMELLSIAKGPAAIRRSRREGRERTPLAGVSREPVLD